In one window of Camelina sativa cultivar DH55 chromosome 15, Cs, whole genome shotgun sequence DNA:
- the LOC104746406 gene encoding probable protein arginine N-methyltransferase 6, with protein sequence MQSGGDFSNGFHGDHHRELGWEEKQLGVGGGLSSSFGRAKRRSIRRGPRDLSDGGANVLRVSDQLAEHKTLETSESSPSPCTDFDVAYFHSYAHVGIHEEMIKDRARTDAYRDAIMHHQSFIQGKVVVDVGCGTGILSIFCAQAGAKRVYAVDASDIAVQAKEVVKANGLSDKVIVLHGRVEDVQIDEEVDVIISEWMGYMLLYESMLGSVITARDRWLKPGGLILPSHATLFMAPVSHSDRYSHSIDFWRNVYGIDMSAMMQLAKQCAFEEPSVESISGENVLTWPGVVKRIDCQTIQIQELDSVTAKYRFQSIMRAPMHGFAFWFDVEFNAPASSPAKNTSESSAASGSSSISPSGEGNQKKRTNRSDALLLSTSPEAPPTHWQQTIVYFYDPIDVEQDQVIEGSVTLSQSKENRRFMNIHLEYSSAGRSFVKESVMR encoded by the exons ATGCAATCTGGCGGCGATTTCAGCAACGGCTTCCACGGCGACCATCACCGTGAGCTTGGATGGGAAGAGAAGCAACTCGGTGTTGGTGGTGGTCTCAGCTCTTCTTTTGGCCGAGCCAAGAGACGTAGTATTCGCCGCGGACCTCGTGACCTTAGTGACGGCGGAGCCAATGTGCTTAGGGTTTCTGACCAGCTTGCCGAGCACAAGACTCTGGAGACTTCGgaatcttctccttctccttgtaCTGACTTCGACGTTGCCTATTTCCATTCCTATGCTCACGTTGGGATTCACGAAGAGATGATCAAG GATCGGGCAAGGACAGATGCTTATAGGGACGCCATAATGCATCATCAGAGCTTCATTCAAGGCAAG GTTGTGGTGGATGTTGGCTGTGGAACAGGCATCCTTTCAATCTTCTGTGCTCAAGCAGGTGCAAAACGG GTATATGCTGTTGATGCTAGTGATATAGCTGTCCAG GCAAAGGAAGTTGTGAAAGCCAACGGTTTATCCGACAAGGTCATTGTTTTGCATGGGCGAGTGGAG GATGTTCAAATCGACGAGGAGGTTGATGTTATAATTTCAGAGTGGATGGGTTACATGCTCTTGTATGAG AGTATGCTGGGAAGTGTTATTACAGCTAGAGATCGCTGGTTGAAGCCTGGAGGTTTAATTCTCCCATCACATGCAACA TTATTCATGGCACCTGTTTCACACTCTGACAGATATAGCCACAGCATTGATTTTTGGCGCAATGTTTATGGAATCGATA TGTCTGCGATGATGCAATTAGCTAAACAGTGTGCGTTTGAAGAACCCAGCGTGGAGTCCATATCAGGCGAGAATGTTCTAACATGGCCAGGAGTG GTTAAACGTATAGACTGTCAAACAATACAAATCCAAGAGCTAGACTCCGTTACTGCAAAATATAGATTCCAGTCAATAATGAGAG CCCCTATGCATGGTTTTGCATTTTGGTTTGATGTTGAATTCAACGCACCGGCCTCTTCGCCTGCCAAGAATACTAGTGAAAGTAGTGCTGCTAGTGGTTCTTCATCGATAAGTCCTTCTGGAGAAGgaaatcagaagaagaggaCTAATCGGAGTGATGCACTCTTGTTGTCCACCTCTCCCGAAGCTCCTCCAACGCATTGGCAGCAA ACAATTGTATATTTCTATGACCCCATAGACGTAGAGCAAGACCAAGTCATTGAAGGTTCCGTGACACTTTCTCAAAGCAAAGAGAACCGGAGATTCATGAACATCCATCTCGAATATTC CTCGGCTGGCCGTTCCTTTGTAAAAGAGTCGGTAATGCGTTAA